cagGCTTCAactttagtttaatttaaaaacatttatttttaaatctgtgacTTGGATTGTAGGCGACATCGAATATTAGCTTAGAAGTAAAAGTGTTTGATCTGTTTAGTTTTACTGAGCGGAGGTTCGGGGTCGTTGTTTTGAGCAGCGAGAGACGAAGGTCACACACAGAATGTGGAAACGTCTCTGATCGTTGTCTCCATCTCCCAGAGCCACGCCAACACGAAggtcaggtcagaggtcagaggaggcgGCAAGAAACCGTGGAGACAGAAGGGAAGCGGCAGAGCTCGTCATGGCAGCATCCGATCACCGTTATGGAGAGGAGGTGACtggttttggttttattgagaaatgttgttcagtttgttttcttatgttttatATAAACGAGTCAAAAATACAGTTAGATgcataaagatgttttcagacatgaacttgaACATCCTGAGATCTTTGTATTCTTTctgtttcacgtccgtcacaaGTTCGAAAAATGCATCTGCGTTCTCACAAAGAGTTTCTTCGGATCATTTCAGGAGAAcatccagagttcatgtctgaaagacGTTTTAAGTAAATGCTGCACATAATGAAACACTGTCCCAGAAGCAGCGGAGGCCTGTGATCCTCATGAATCTTCAGGTCTGAAGTCGGTTTGACGGGTTGATGTGTGTCCCTCAGGCGGAGTGTCCCATGGACCCAGAGGACCGACCAGTTATTACTACATGTTGCCCATGAAAGTTCGAGTGCAAGGACTCAAAGTGGCGCTGAGCTCCAAGATGGCTCAGGTAACGAACCTGAAATCAGCAGGATGCACGTTTAACGCTTCAGtgtttaaaataacaataacacgTCCAGTCGTAGGAAACTAGAATGTTTtcagcagagcaggaaaaaaatctgacgtATTTAGAGAAGCGATATTTAAGAgtttgtgtgatttggtgcagtttgattgaatgtCAGAGGTTCGGAGGAAAGACTGAGTGATGTTCTACTCGTGTTTGCTGCAGCAGAGGCGAACAACCTCAGGACAGATCTTCTCGTTTTGTCCCTACTGTAAACCGAGTGTTGTTTTTGCAGGACTACCTTCACATCGTGGACTCTCTGAACGTCCCCACTCCAGACTCTCAGTACCTGCTGGACCTcatcagacacagacactgggGGGGGTCGGTGTTGATCGTTGATGTGTGAGTATCGTTGACTGAGCCTCGTGTGATTCTAGTCAAACGTCGTTTGCTCTCCACTGACGTTGCTCTCGCTCTTTTCAGAGGTGAAGAGTTTCCTGAAAATATTCTTCAGGCCACAGCGAACCTGAAGACCGTGAACGTCATTCCAGCCATCGGTGAGTCAGAGCGTTGTTTCTTTTATATCTCAGACCCAGTACATgatctgtgggggggggggtgagaccCCCGCTTTAAACCACAATAATAAATTCACCCCCACATCCCTGATGAGCGAGTGCTGCCTCCGCTCATCAGCATTTTATCTCAGGATCTGTATTTAAATCTAACGTCCTGTACGAAGAATCTGTCAGTCACACGTTTGTGTCTCCGTCAGGTCTGAACGTCCACAGCCTGTTGAAGCACGAAGCCGTCGTCCTCACTCTGGAAACAGTCAAGTTTCTGGAAGACAAGCTGCTGTGGCACGATCAGCGTTTCACGCCTCTGTACTCGTTTAAACTTCCCTACTCTGACTTCCCATAGAAAACCTGACGTCACCTGTAATATATTCactcactgttgttttctttgtctttattatatttcaaatatgtacaaaaagtcatgaataaataatgccagtgattaaaaaaacaatccaaAGTTTGTCTAAAAGTATCTAAAAGGCAGACGAGGAGAGAAAGGTTTAAAATCAATCGTTGAACTTGTGAGGAAGGAGGCCGTTGGCTAAATCGCTCCTGATCTCCCAGCGCAGCGCTGAACGCTTCTTCTCTGTTGGCACGATGTAGGTGTTGGGCACCAGAACTCTCCGAGGTTTCGGCTGCAACACAGAACAAACCAAGACTTCAGCGCCAACGCAGATCGACTTAAATCAAAGTTTTCAAGTACGAGGCTTTTGGAAGTTTTCTAGAAAAAGTTTTACCAACACACTGAACGACCTGTGACACTAAAGTTACAGTTCTGTGCTCGTACAATAAAATCACGTcgctgttttaaatgtgtggttTAGGAAAACAAGAGTTTGAACAACTGTTGTTCAGTGGAACAGCGACAGTGAGAAAATGTGACTGGGATTTCgtccacattaaaaacaagttcATAAGTAAGAGTTCAGGTCTGATGCTGATTTTTAAACCCACACAAGGAAACGTGAGTGAGAAGTTTTATAAAATACGAAACGTTTTGCATTGTGCAGATTTACAGAAGTAAGACTCACTGGAGGCTCGTATGCCAGACGATCCTGAAAACAAAGGGAGAAACCATCAATGATAAAGAGTACAAAGCAATCATTTCAATAATGGACTGAAAACGAACAACTACGAGTTCAACAAAATGTTCCTGCCTCGTTGAaccaagagaaaaagaaaaagctgtgtGACCCTGGTTCTTCTGTTCTAAATGTTTCATACCCTGATCTCCCAGCGCAGAGCTCGTCGGTCTTTCTCTCCCGGGAGTTTAAACGTTTCCCAGAACTGCTTGTACTGAAAATATCTGCGGGAGGAGAAAACGGAGTCAAGAGCGATCAGAGCGTGTTCGATCCTCGGCTCTCGTTTGACTGATGTTTAACTCACTTGGCCACTGGGTCAGTTTTCTTTACGTTCTGCTGATTCATCACTGGTCGGATGACTGGAAATACAGAGGTTGATGGATAGTAAACAGGTTTGTAAAGTGTATTTACTTGTAAAGTGTATTTACTGTATCACGTGGGTGTTGACTTACAGGATTTCGGTTTGGGCCTGAGGTCACAGTCACTTTGAGAGTCAGTCTGTACAGAATGAAGTTTAAAGTCATTTGCTGACAAACTTGAGGTTTTAATATTCAGGAAGCATAAAAACATAgtaattcataaaaaaaaaacttttagtATCGTGAAGAAAACTACTAAACGTTTACAGCGTCGACCTGGGAGACTACATTACCCACCATGCCGCTGATGTAGGATTCAAAAGCACTCAACGAGATCCTGTCCTCGTCTGAGCTGTGACCGGTGACGTCTTCGTTCTCCGTCTCAAAGTCACGTTGCGTGGACGAGGACACGTGAAGCTCTGCCAGTCCGTCCTCCAGACAGCTCGCTGCGTCTGCCAAGAAACATCATAACCGTCAAGGAGATTACCCAGGATTCCACAGTTTGGCTTGTGTGGCAATCACCAGAGAACAGAGTTTCATGCGACCAGCAGGGGGAGTGAGATCAGGGAAGACTGATCCCTCCCTGACGGAGGGAACAGGAAACCACTTACCCTtcttctgccggaggtttcccTCCCACTCCATATCGTCGTACGCCATCCAACTAAAATCCACTTTGGAGTCGATGAACTTTATGTCCTTGTTGCTCAAAGACTCGTCGGGATCTTCGTCCTCGGCTTCTGTCTCCACTTTAACGTCCCGCTCCTCTTCAAGTTTTTGACTTCCTGTTCCCTCTTCAGGATTCTTCTCATCAGACCAGAACTCGTCTTTGTTCACAGCAACGTGCCGTCGTCCCTCCGACCTTTCGTTGctcacatctgtgttttcagagtCTGTGTGCAGATCTTCATTTTCTTGGGATTCATCGTTTGTGACGTCGAGCGCTTCGTGTCGTCTTCCACGTGAGCTACACGCCGCTCTGTCAGCTCCAGGTTCGTTCTCGTCCTCGCTCTCCAACGCGCTCTCAGGACGAGTCTCGTCGTAGCCTCGCTGTCGCGTGGATTCGATTTCAAACCCTCCGAAGCTGCTCAGTGAACGACTGTCCTCTTCGTAGTCTCTCATTTCAGACACGTCTCCTCGACTGTCTTGGTCAAACTCTGTGATGGTGTGGTCGTCTCGGTAGTcccccccctcctgctcctccggTCTGTAGGTGCCGTAGCCAGAGGTCATGAGACTCTGAGCCGGACTGCTACAGCTGCTGGGGAcatttccctcctcttcttcttccttctcgtCATCATCACCTCCACATTCTGAACTCTCTGTGGTGACGTTCTCCTGGTTCTTCACCTCAGgtgtttcctcctctgaagCCTCCTGGAGAAAGTCCTCTGTCTCGGCTACAGGtttggaaatgtctttattGGCCACTCgttccatctcctcctcttcctcctcctcatcacttgCATCTTCACAACTCTCCTGGGTGAAGTTCTCCTGGTTCTTCACCTCAGgtgtttcctcctctgaagCCTCCAGGAGAAagtcctctgtctctgcaacAAGTTTGGATTCTTCTTCATTAAACTCTTGTTTCGTCTCTTCCTCGTCCTCCGTCCCTTCTTCCTCATCACTcccatcttcctcatcatccgccccctcttcttcttcttccacctcCTCATCACTTCCATCTTCAGAACTCTCCTGGGTGAAGTTCTCCTGGTTCTTCATGtcagtttgtttctcttctgaaGCTTCCTGTGAAGCTTCGTCTACAGGTTTGGACTCTTCTTTATTTACCACTCTCTCaatctccccctcttcttcctccccatcatcctcctcctcctccctttcatCTTCTGAACTCTCTCCTGTGAAGTTCTCCTGGTTCTTCACCTCCGGtgtttcctcctctgaatcCTCCTGGAaagactcctcttcctctgcaacAAGTTTGGACTCGTCTTCATTAACCTCTTGTTCAGTCGCCTccccctcatcttcctcttcttcctcctcctcatcatcatcacttccctcttcctcatcatccgccacctcttcttcctccacctcctcatcacTTCCATCTTCAGAACTCTCTCCGGTGAAGTTCTCCTGGTTCTTCATGTCAGGTTTTTCCTCCTGTGAAGATTCCACTTCCTCGTCCACAGGTTTCAACTCTTCTTCTTTAACCACTCTCTTAATCTCACCCCCCTCTTCATCACTATTTCCATTTCCCTTCTCTAAAGTCGCCTCTGCCGTCTTGGCTACAACTTTGGATTCTTCTTCACTGACCACTCGCTCTATCTCcacctgttcctcctcctcctgctgctgcttctcctcgtCAGACCAAAAGGAGGAGTTGAGAGAATTCTTGTCGTCCTCGCTCTCCTCGTCCCACTGAGCGTTGTACATCTTGTACATGTTAGATACCTTCACTGTGTTGAGGTGTGTGCAGAGTGAGCTGTGGAGGCAAAGGGCTTAAGAAAGGAGCTAAGAGGATTAAGCTGAAATCCGAGCTTCCTTTCACGGCCGAAACAGCTCCTGCTGCTGGTGACCAAAAGTATTACATCTGTGCTTTGTTGTTATTGCTTCCTTTTATAAAATTTCCCATCACTCAATCCCACcgtatatttattattgttgtgtgATGTGAAGTTCTCGCCCCCGTGCAGACACGTTTCCTTTGGGACAAATGAAGAAATCTTGAACCTTGAGAAACAACTGAACGGATTCCCATGAAACTCGGAGGGAGGACGGGACCAGACAAAGGAGCCGGGAATCTTTTATCCTTTTCCTTcacattgtgagacatttttactgatttcagagaataattccaaatcacatttaggggactggaATCTATgagtaatttggtgcagcttgatttaactTGACTGTTTGttgccttggtggaggtttgtatatagatatatatatatatatatatatattttgcatgTGTAAATATACTagaatgccattctagtttttattttgtgatttaaaagtgtaaataaCAACCTGCATGATTTCTAATCCTCTAAAATGTAAAGCAGCTataaaaaactgtatttaacaTCTGAAGATAAAGAAAATCCAGATTCTCTTAATTGACAACACAGAGTTAGTTTCgttttgaaacatatttttaatttctgtgatTTAGCTGAATTAGTTTTTTATACTTTACCAGAATAGATTTACTTTAATCTGCTCCAGTTGACGCCTGTTTGAATaagttttacatttgattttataCTTTGTAGATTTTTATTCGGCTTTTGAAACAtgttctgtaaataaagataattataACTATTGTATGTAAAGATTGGAAACAAAAACTGTTGATCAGAGGATTCTGAGTTGACTTTACCTGAGTCTTCACTGTAGAACGATTCATCGCAGACGAGAGATTGTCCTTCGTGTTTCCTTTAAGTGGAAAAAAACCCGTCAGTGTTCATGTTCGGCCGCAACGACAAATAAAACGTAACTCTGGACTAACTAACGAATGAGTGAATGATCCTTCCTGTCGGCAGGAGAAATGGACGTGACTCATATCTTATTAAAGAATTACCTGAGGACTTTCCTCTTGATTAGGCGTCGCCCCTGGGAGTCAGGAGATGTGTAGCTGTCTGTGAATGACGGGTGGAGGGCGTCCTCGGGGTCCTGCTCCACCTGCCGCCTGCTGGGGGCTCCTGAGGGCAGCTGGAGCTTTGGAGCCACCGAGTGTCGGGCGTAAGAGTCACAGTTTCCCTGCTGCTGTACACATCGTCTGTTCTGACTCGTggtgtgcagctgtgtgttaaACAGATGTTATTACTCAAGTGTCAGACTCAGAGGGTGTTTCGTATCAGTTTCTCGTCACAGTCACACGGTTAATAAGGTTAGAACATgttcaaaatgtacaaaatcacaaaaaaacaacaacaccgATCTGACATTAAATGACATTTTCTCTGAAATCAAACACCGATATTTAGAGCTGCTGAATCCTGTATGTGACACGATGTTGTCTATATTTAATCAGGACAATCAAATGTAGTATATTGTAAATACTCACCTGACTTTCGTGGAATGTTTTGGACGGATGCAAGAAAAATCCCTCATCGCTGCCTTGAAAGTAGCTCTGACtaactgtggaggaaaaaaaatacacaattcaCCAGTTTACCGACAACAGTTGTTGGGTGAAAAGCTGAAAAGATGACGTGTTTGTCAAGagaaaagcattttaaaaattcaacgTCCTGACCTTTTTCTTTGGTGTAGGCAGGAGGACTGGGCTGAGCCGAGGCTGGGTGAGTTCTGGTGACGTCTGTCTGGGCGGGTGACGCCAGAGTTTTCCATTCTCCACGTCGAATCAGTTCATCAAGATCTGACACAAAGAGAGATCGTGTAAACATGGAGGTTCTTTCCTCATATATTTTCAAgagatgctttaaaaaaaactctatcAATCTCTATTCATTTGTTTAATAATGTGATCATGAACGAGCTGCGAGGCAGAATGAGAGCGTCAGAGGACGGAAGCTTCAGCGGGACCTTGCTTGAATTCATGCAGCCTGTGTGTTGGTATGTTTCTGTAGCCGAGGAGCGCCAGCTGCTCTTGAATCTCCTCTTCGGAGAAATCCAGGTTGTCCATGATGTTTCCAGCTTCACGTCCAGGAGGTGGAGTGAAACCTGCCGGGGAGACAAACAGCAAACGTGTTGTAGAAGaacgacacaaacacagacgtgGAGAAAAAGCAGGAGGGGGTCTGACACGTGTCAGAGGAGATTTCATTGATATCTATATTCTTTATTGTTTCTCTTAAGCAGTTCATAAAGGTCTGATTTATTTCAGATAAACGTGTTTATTAAAAACGATTCGAGCTATAAAGCTGTTAGCGTAGCAACACTTCATTCAGCAGAGGAGAACTGAGAGCAGCTGAAGTTTCCCTCTGTTGTGtgacaaactttaaaaacagtGCTCACAGGAACCTGCTGCAGAGTTCTTCAGGTTCTTCAGCCGAAAGAGAAGCTGACACCGAATGATGAAGCTCTGACCCACAGACGAGAAGCAGCTCCTGTGTTCTTCTGTTGATTCGTGTGCTGATGAGTCCTCGCGTGTTGTTAAAGTAAAGAGCAGAAacttctctcacctcctctgagATCCAGTCACACCAAGATGTTGACATCAGCTGCTCGAGGAACCGAGACGACGAGTCTGGAgcttttctatagaaactataACTTGATAACTTGTTCTATTGAATCTATAACTTGATAACTTGTTCTATAGAATCTATAACCTGTTCTTTATGATCTATAACCTGTTCTTTATAACCTTCAGTGTGAACAACACTCAGCTTTGAGCCGTTAACGACATTTAAACAGGACGCCTGCTTTCACTTccggtttcttcttcttctggtgaCAAACTAGTGGACAGTCGCCACCTAGAGGGAGAGAAGCAAATAACAGGGTTCATTTCTCTGGGTGTAgactgtttgtatttattatattatattatattatattatattacattatgttatattatattatattatattatattatatgatatgatatgatatgatattatgttatattatattatattatattatattatattatattatataaaatgatttcATATCATacaacagatagatagatagatggatagatggatgaatggatggatggatagatagatagatagatagatagatagatagatagatagatagatagatagatagatagatagatagatagatggatagatagatagatagatagatagatagatagtgtgATGTCATAAGAGGTTGTGCTATAGAGGGGAGATACATTCCCTCCCGGTGGCTGCAGCGAGGACTACAACCCCTCACGGCCTCCATTAAAAGACTACAAAGCCCAGAGTGAGCAGACAGTGAGGAGTCAGGACAAGGATTGTGGCTCAGCTGAACTCTATCAGCTGATTGCCCCAGTGAGGAGCTGAAGGTGAAGAGAACAGTGCAGACGAAGGAGAGAAGCAGTTCTTTTGTTAGGTTACAATGAAGACAGTGAACGAGAGTTTTGATTCAAATacgagtttttgtttttttttatctgctgaCGGCAAGAATCAAGTGAACCTGTCAAGAGAAAACCGAATACAGTGAATTTCCAGTTTTTTTCGATTGCTAAAGgacagtgggcacaactggagtcacatgtgcaaacCTCTAACTccagtctgcacagcagcagttcatgtgGAACAAACTCTAGTTCGTTTTTCATCGCTTgaacacagttttcaaaactctacacacttatcccatgactttaaccacaacctgcacaacactgtggatttacagcactttgttcaaatgctaacacactgctgtcaaaacTGTGAACCACACATTCAAAACGGATAGATTTCAGCCTTGTGcctttcaaacactgctgattgCAATTTCAACTGAAAGGCTAAGCAGGTGTCTTGTTTTAGACTTGTtagtgatcacacacacacacacacatatatatatatatatatatatatattacagtatatataggtaGAGCTCAGAAAGACTCATTTTGGAAATGGAACAAGGAAGACGGGTTCGTGGAGGGAGAAGGGTGGCAGGGAGAGGGCGGATGcgtggaggaagacaaagaagacaaagagctgttatttcagatgaaataagGGCTGAACTTATGGACCATGTCGTGAACCATGGTCTCTCATTGAGAGAGGCAGGGTTGAGGGTGCAACCCAATCTGCAAAGATCCACAGTGACATCTGTAATGCGAATTTTCCATCACACAAACAGGTGAGAGTTACATCCTTacagtgaatgaaaacattacaggaATCTATTTTGTATTGCAATTatagaatatttacacagatatataaattacagtaagtttgactgtaaaatatattttt
This is a stretch of genomic DNA from Paralichthys olivaceus isolate ysfri-2021 chromosome 8, ASM2471397v2, whole genome shotgun sequence. It encodes these proteins:
- the mrpl4 gene encoding large ribosomal subunit protein uL4m — its product is MIRLTLMVFNRGAAKRFSSSFSAQSALPPNLLLPSNLVDPARLKRPPPPADSSLPLLRRCDAVVPAHLSPVHTWVETLEKQDGEPLGLAQLHPDVFAVSPRLDILHNVETWQRNFKRISHANTKVRSEVRGGGKKPWRQKGSGRARHGSIRSPLWRGGGVSHGPRGPTSYYYMLPMKVRVQGLKVALSSKMAQDYLHIVDSLNVPTPDSQYLLDLIRHRHWGGSVLIVDVGEEFPENILQATANLKTVNVIPAIGLNVHSLLKHEAVVLTLETVKFLEDKLLWHDQRFTPLYSFKLPYSDFP
- the hyls1 gene encoding aspartic and glutamic acid-rich protein isoform X1 gives rise to the protein MYKMYNAQWDEESEDDKNSLNSSFWSDEEKQQQEEEEQVEIERVVSEEESKVVAKTAEATLEKGNGNSDEEGGEIKRVVKEEELKPVDEEVESSQEEKPDMKNQENFTGESSEDGSDEEVEEEEVADDEEEGSDDDEEEEEEEDEGEATEQEVNEDESKLVAEEEESFQEDSEEETPEVKNQENFTGESSEDEREEEEDDGEEEEGEIERVVNKEESKPVDEASQEASEEKQTDMKNQENFTQESSEDGSDEEVEEEEEGADDEEDGSDEEEGTEDEEETKQEFNEEESKLVAETEDFLLEASEEETPEVKNQENFTQESCEDASDEEEEEEEMERVANKDISKPVAETEDFLQEASEEETPEVKNQENVTTESSECGGDDDEKEEEEEGNVPSSCSSPAQSLMTSGYGTYRPEEQEGGDYRDDHTITEFDQDSRGDVSEMRDYEEDSRSLSSFGGFEIESTRQRGYDETRPESALESEDENEPGADRAACSSRGRRHEALDVTNDESQENEDLHTDSENTDVSNERSEGRRHVAVNKDEFWSDEKNPEEGTGSQKLEEERDVKVETEAEDEDPDESLSNKDIKFIDSKVDFSWMAYDDMEWEGNLRQKKDAASCLEDGLAELHVSSSTQRDFETENEDVTGHSSDEDRISLSAFESYISGMTDSQSDCDLRPKPKSFIRPVMNQQNVKKTDPVAKYFQYKQFWETFKLPGEKDRRALRWEIRDRLAYEPPPKPRRVLVPNTYIVPTEKKRSALRWEIRSDLANGLLPHKFND
- the hyls1 gene encoding centriolar and ciliogenesis-associated protein HYSL1 isoform X2, which codes for MDNLDFSEEEIQEQLALLGYRNIPTHRLHEFKQDLDELIRRGEWKTLASPAQTDVTRTHPASAQPSPPAYTKEKVSQSYFQGSDEGFFLHPSKTFHESQLHTTSQNRRCVQQQGNCDSYARHSVAPKLQLPSGAPSRRQVEQDPEDALHPSFTDSYTSPDSQGRRLIKRKVLRKHEGQSLVCDESFYSEDSDAASCLEDGLAELHVSSSTQRDFETENEDVTGHSSDEDRISLSAFESYISGMTDSQSDCDLRPKPKSFIRPVMNQQNVKKTDPVAKYFQYKQFWETFKLPGEKDRRALRWEIRDRLAYEPPPKPRRVLVPNTYIVPTEKKRSALRWEIRSDLANGLLPHKFND